AACATCAAGGAGGTGGTCGCCTCTTCCATTGACTTCGAAGAAACTCAGATGGGGACGACCAACGAAGAAGGAGTTCTGTGGTCCGAATTGACCGGACACCAGCGCGTCGAGGCCTTTCTCGAATCGGTCAGCCTCGTTGCCGACGTGGACGCACTCGACGGACAATCCGGCGCCGTGACCCTCATGACACTCCACAACGCCAAGGGCCTCGAATATCCGGCTGTCTTCATGGTCGGTCTTGAAGACGGAGTGTTTCCGCATATGAGATCGTTAGGAGACCCGGCCGAACTCGAAGAAGAGCGCCGCTTGTTTTATGTTGGCATCACCCGCGCCCAGGAGCACCTCTACCTCCTCAATGCGACGAGCAGGACCCTATTTGGCGGCACCAACTTCAACTCGGTCAGCAGACTTCTGAAAGAAATTCCGGACACACTCACGTCCAAGAGGTCCCGCACCCGCAACCCTGCAACCGAGTCTGCACAACGCTCGACGGTTTCGGCGTCTGACATCGCAGCAGGGGATGTCGTGCATCACGAGTATTGGGGGAAGGGTCGCGTGCGTGAAATTCGAGGAGAAGGCGACGGAGCCGAAGCTGTCGTCGTGTTCGACAATGAGGGTCCAAAGACCCTTCTCCTGGCCTGGGCACCGCTCAAGAAGACCTGAGAGAGCCCGCAGTTTGCTCTCCGACGTATGTCAGTCCAGCAGGCTCGACAGGCTCGAGCGTGCCTCTTGTTCGAGGATTCGTTGATACTGTTTCGCCGAGTCGATCACCGTCGCGAGATGAGGTTCGATCGTCCGGAGATTTCTTCGGGCGTTGTCGCTGAAAGCGTCCTTTTCGTGGGAGGCCAGAACTAGCAGGGCGACGACCTCGCCCTTTGACCACAGAGGAATCGATTCGAACGACTCCCAACCTCCGTCAGTTGTGGCGCCCGTGGTATCGAGAATCTCGGACGTGTCGACGCCGGTGGGGAGTATGAGGTTCAAGTCTTCGCCGCGTACATCGACGGTCGTGAACTGCCGACCCCGCAGGGCGGACAGGTCTCTGAACACCTCGAAGTCGCCGATAGACATGAGCTTGTTTGCTCTTAGCACCAGCTCGTGTTCCAGGTGCAGCAGGACTCCCGCGGCGTCACATTCGACTAGCCGGCCAAGGATGCTCAGCGACTCGTTGATCGTTCCATGCAGGTCGTCAGCACGAACGCCAATCGCGACAATGTCGTTGACGATGCTGGCCTCGAAGAGTTTTCGGTCGAGCACCTCGCACACACGGGCGAGAACGTCGCTTTCTTCCAATGTCTGCGTGGGTGGTTCGATTCTGGAGAGATCGGCGAGCGCCCGGCTCGCGAGTGCGGACTGCACCGAATCCAGAAGTTCCTCACCCATCGATTCTTTGGTGAGGAAGCCGTCTGCCCCGGATCTTGTGGCCCAATAGCGATCTTCGTTCGAGCTGCGTGCTGTCAAGATGAGGATGGGAACCGATCGTGCGGATGGGTCTTCTTTGATAAGTCGGCAGACCACATATCCATGCAGCTTGGGCATGTTGATATCGAGAAGAACGAGGTCGGGAATCTCTTCGTAGAACTTCTGGATCGCCTCTAGCCCATCGTTGGCTATCACCACGTCGTAGCCCGCCTGATCGAGGAGTTTCGCCAACGCTCGCACCAACACGGGCGAGTCGTCAGCTACCAGAACCTTCATTGTGCCGTCTTTCCCATCGGTGACCCATCATTCAGCAGTGATATCAACATCGACGCCAACGCGCCTTCTCTGAAGTCAGATTTTTGAAAAAATGCATCTATTCCTGCGGCCTCTGCTCGGCTTCTATCTGCCTCATCGGCAACACCCGAGATCATCACAACCGGCATGTCGCCGTATGTCTCCCGTACGCGTGTTACCAATTCGACGCCGTCCTGTCCCGGCATGGCGTAGTCGACGACCATGGCATCGACCGGATTGTTCGCAAGCTGATTGAGTGCCCCTACTGATGAGGCCGCCGCCACAACGTCGAAACCGCCCGCAGTGAGCGCTGCTGCCAAAACCTGACGCACACCGATTGAATCATCGACGATCAGAATGGTCTTGCGATTGTGTTGTTCATCCAACGCGAGGGCGTTCGCCACTTCCATCAGCGAATCGGTGTCGATCAGCATTGCAATCTCTCCGCTGACC
Above is a window of Rhodothermales bacterium DNA encoding:
- a CDS encoding ATP-binding domain-containing protein, with product ADDGPAGALQAIIEDSGYLEWVESERTIEALGRAENIKEVVASSIDFEETQMGTTNEEGVLWSELTGHQRVEAFLESVSLVADVDALDGQSGAVTLMTLHNAKGLEYPAVFMVGLEDGVFPHMRSLGDPAELEEERRLFYVGITRAQEHLYLLNATSRTLFGGTNFNSVSRLLKEIPDTLTSKRSRTRNPATESAQRSTVSASDIAAGDVVHHEYWGKGRVREIRGEGDGAEAVVVFDNEGPKTLLLAWAPLKKT
- a CDS encoding response regulator; protein product: MKVLVADDSPVLVRALAKLLDQAGYDVVIANDGLEAIQKFYEEIPDLVLLDINMPKLHGYVVCRLIKEDPSARSVPILILTARSSNEDRYWATRSGADGFLTKESMGEELLDSVQSALASRALADLSRIEPPTQTLEESDVLARVCEVLDRKLFEASIVNDIVAIGVRADDLHGTINESLSILGRLVECDAAGVLLHLEHELVLRANKLMSIGDFEVFRDLSALRGRQFTTVDVRGEDLNLILPTGVDTSEILDTTGATTDGGWESFESIPLWSKGEVVALLVLASHEKDAFSDNARRNLRTIEPHLATVIDSAKQYQRILEQEARSSLSSLLD